GCTTCGCCCCGGCTTTCGACAGTCATGGCGCCAATCACCTCGAGGTCGATCGGCAGTCCGGCGCTGTGATGGCGGATGTAGGCTACGCCGAGCGGGCTGTCGATGACCGGCCTGGTGTTCGGCATGAGCGCTACACCGGTGAACCCGCCGGCAACAGCAGCGGCGGAGCCGGTTTCAAGCGTCTCCTTGTATTCCTGTCCAGGTTCCCTGAAGTGGCAGTGCATATCGAAAAGGCCTGGAGCGAGCACCTTGCCTGCGAGATCGATGACGTTGTCTTCCGCCTTCGCCGGGATTGATTCGCCTCCAGTCGCGACCGCCTCGATGAGGCCGTCGTCGCCTATCTTTATCGAACCGACGGTATCGAGATTTTCAGCGGGATTCAGCAGTCTTGCGTTCAGAAACAGAGTGCTCATGGTCGGGGAATGAATAGTTCAGGAAACAGTCGCCTGGAGCGATACCAGTATTTTTGCCTGCGAATGGTCGTCGGCAGTTTCAAGCGAAACGTCGAGACGATCGCCCGGCAGCACGCTTCCGACGCCCGCAGGAGTGCCGGTAAAGACAAGGTCTCCGGCTCGCAGCCCGTAAATATACGATAAATAATGCACCAGATAGGCCGGTGAAAAAGTCATTTTCGAGACCTTCGAGTACTGCTTCTGCTCTCCGTTCAGCCGCAGCGAAATGGCGAGTTCAGCCCACGGGCCAGCCGATTCCGGAGCGATGAACTCCGAGACGAGTGCGCTCTGGCGAAACCCCTTGCTTTTCAGCCAGGGATTTCCGGCATTTTTGGCTTCGAGCTGTACATCGCGCAGCGTCATATCGAGCCCGGCGGCGTAACCGGCGATGATCGCCGAAGCATCGGCAAGCGATACTTCATCGGCGTCCGCGCCAATCAGCAGCACCAGCTCGCCTTCGTAATGAAGGTTTCTGCTCACCAGCTGCCCTTCGAACCGCGGTATCGAGGTGCAGCCGTCAGTAGAAAGCGCCGTGCCGGGTTTCATAAAGATAACAGGCTCCTTTTCATGCAGCGGCTCGGGCTTGTCAGTCTCCCATGAAGCCATTTCACGAGCGTGATCAGGGTAGTTTTTGCCGACACAGTAAATCGAGCGATGAGTGGCTGGTTTTGACAGAGATGAAAATGTTTTCATGCTATTGACGTGTTGACAGAAGAGGTGATTCTCATTGCAGAAAAACAATGCGGCTCACGAATTTTCGCTTTTTGCAGGAACGGGGACAAGTCGGGATATCGTTGGTATATTACAATTATGTTCGGAAAGGTCATGCTGTGTATGAATAATCTTGCGGCTGGCATGAAGGTCTGGATATCGATCAGGAGCTCGCTGGCAGTTTCTAACTGACTCCAGCTTCACAGTTAAAAAATTTTATTCCTGATTTCCATGAACAAAAAAGAGCCAATTGCTGACCGGGAACCGGAGCCCGGGAGCCAGACCTCCAAAACCACTCAGGCGTTCGAGATGTTGCGCAGATCGGTTCCGGAGTGGAATCTTTACAGACAGGAGCATCCCGGTGAGGCCGTGGAGTTCAACAAAAAGGATTTCAGCGAGACCGATCTTTCCGGAGCCAACCTGAGCGACGCAAGTTTCAAGGCGGCCAATTTCAGCGGAGCCAGCCTCAGCAGGGTTTCGTTCAGGGATGCGAAACTGAACGGCGCGGACTTCGCTGGCGCGGATTTGCGGCAGAGCGATCTGTCGAACGCCGATCTCAGCGGAGCAAATCTTGTCATGGCCGACATGAGCGAGGCGAATCTGGACGGAGCCAATCTCAGCATGGCCGACCTCAATCATGCCAATCTGAAAGGGGCGATTCTCACGCAGTCCAGGCTCAACTGTGCCAACCTCAACGAGTGCGATATGCGCGAGGCGCACCTGAGCTGGGCCGATTTGTCTGGTGTGGCATTGAGCATG
The nucleotide sequence above comes from Chlorobaculum tepidum TLS. Encoded proteins:
- a CDS encoding fumarylacetoacetate hydrolase family protein, which codes for MKTFSSLSKPATHRSIYCVGKNYPDHAREMASWETDKPEPLHEKEPVIFMKPGTALSTDGCTSIPRFEGQLVSRNLHYEGELVLLIGADADEVSLADASAIIAGYAAGLDMTLRDVQLEAKNAGNPWLKSKGFRQSALVSEFIAPESAGPWAELAISLRLNGEQKQYSKVSKMTFSPAYLVHYLSYIYGLRAGDLVFTGTPAGVGSVLPGDRLDVSLETADDHSQAKILVSLQATVS